One genomic region from Cyclopterus lumpus isolate fCycLum1 chromosome 20, fCycLum1.pri, whole genome shotgun sequence encodes:
- the LOC117749635 gene encoding protein adenylyltransferase SelO-like, whose product MWSPWTVLVLVAASSFTPVHVLEFCPDNDCHGHDDTSPNAFKSRWNISVSNLMQDLGQFRVSCKKLLEAFPIDVVDGNFARPVKNCIFSKSSPTPLKGPLRLAAASKAVMEGILDVDVAVTQSDDFLHYASGGRLPAGSVPLAHRYGGHQFGYWAGQLGDGRAHSLGQYTNREGDVWELQLKGSGRTPYSRSGDGRAVIRSSVREFLCSEAMHSLGVPTSRAASLIVSDEPVTRDRFYNGNVKTERGAVVLRLAKSWFRIGSLEILSQSGEIDLLRKLLTFVIDEHFSSIDSDDPDKYLVFYSTVVNETAHLIAQWMSVGFAHGVCNTDNFSLLSITIDYGPFGFMEAYNPDFVPNTSDDEGRYGIGAQADVGRFNLEKLALALGPVLSQQQESEAKSILKGYADIYLKTINQLFRAKLGLLGEQEDDGYLVAFLLKMMEDTRSDFTMTFRQLSGVSARQLHNRDFTQLWALEDLSSHKLFSDWLSMYQLRLLRQHDSDVHRQQRMKNINPRYVLRNWMAESAISKAEKNDFSEVAMLHHILSFPFVTQETAEEAGYAARPPLWAKRLKVSCSS is encoded by the exons ATGTGGAGCCCCTGGAcagtgttggtgttggtagCAGCATCCAGCTTCACACCGGTACACGTTCTGGAGTTCTGCCCGGACAATGACTGCCATGGTCACGACGACACGTCCCCAAACGCGTTCAAATCCAGGTGGAACATCAGTGTTTCAAACCTCATGCAGGACCTGGGCCAGTTCAGGGTGTCCTGCAAGAAGCTCCTAG AAGCATTCCCAATCGATGTGGTTGATGGTAACTTTGCTCGCCCTGTAAAGAACTGCATATTCTCCAAATCCAGTCCGACACCACTGAAAGGCCCGTTGAGACTGGCAGCAGCTTCTAAG GCGGTCATGGAGGGGATTTTAGACGTAGATGTGGCCGTGACCCAGTCGGATGATTTCCTGCATTATGCCAGCGGTGGCAGACTGCCAGCGGGATCGGTACCCCTTGCTCACAGATATGGAGGTCATCAG TTTGGCTACTGGGCCGGGCAGCTGGGTGATGGTCGGGCACATTCTCTCGGTCAATATACCAACag GGAAGGAGACGTGTGGGAACTGCAGCTCAAAGGCTCTGGGAGAACACCTTATTCGAG GTCGGGAGACGGTCGAGCTGTGATCCGTTCCTCTGTGAGGGAGTTCCTGTGCAGCGAAGCCATGCATTCCCTGGGTGTTCCAACCAGCAGGGCCGCCAG TCTGATCGTCAGCGACGAGCCGGTGACGAGGGATCGGTTCTACAACGGCAACGTGAAGACGGAGAGAG GAGCCGTAGTTCTCAGGTTGGCCAAGTCGTGGTTTCGGATCGGCTCGTTAGAGATTCTGTCTCAAAGTGGAGAGATTGATCTCCTGAG AAAGCTGTTGACCTTCGTGATCGacgaacatttttcttcaatCGATTCAGACGACCCAGATAAATATTTG GTGTTTTATTCCACGGTCGTAAATGAAACCGCACATCTGATTGCCCAGTGGATGTCGGTGGGGTTTGCACACG GAGTGTGCAACACGGATAACTTCAGCCTCCTGTCCATCACCATTGATTACGGTCCGTTCGGCTTCATGGAGGCGTATAACCCCG ATTTCGTGCCCAACACTTCTGACGACGAGGGCCGATACGGCATCGGAGCTCAGGCCGACGTGGGACGGTTCAACCTGGAGAAGCTGGCGCTGGCTCTCGGCCCGGTGCTTTCTCAGCAGCAGGAGAGCGA ggctaaaagtattttaaaaggaTATGCGGATATTTACCTGAAGAC GATTAATCAGCTATTTCGAGCCAAACTGGGGCTTCTGGGCGAGCAGGAAGACGACGGCTACCTCGTTGCCTTCCTGCTGAAG ATGATGGAGGACACGCGCTCCGACTTCACGATGACCTTCAGGCAGCTCAGTGGAGTTTCAGCCCGGCAGCTTCACAACAGGGACTTCACACAG tTGTGGGCTCTTGAAGACTTGTCATCCCACAAGCTCTTTTCTGATTGGCTCAGCATGTACCAGCTTCGGCTCCTCAG ACAACACGATAGTGATGTGCATCGTCAGCAGAGGATGAAAA ACATAAACCCCAGATATGTGCTGAGGAACTGGATGGCAGAATCTGCTATAAGTAAAGCTGAGAAAAATGATTtttctgag GTGGCGATGCTGCACCATATTCTGTCATTTCCCTTTGTTACACAAGAGACTGCAGAGGAGGCGGGCTATGCAGCAAGACCTCCCTTGTGGGCcaagaggttaaaggtcagctgTTCCTCCTGA